A stretch of Heterodontus francisci isolate sHetFra1 chromosome 1, sHetFra1.hap1, whole genome shotgun sequence DNA encodes these proteins:
- the nudt2 gene encoding bis(5'-nucleosyl)-tetraphosphatase [asymmetrical] isoform X2: MTLRACGLIIFRRLNAGLVSKPQEIEFLLLQTSYGQHHWTPPKGHVDPGEDDLQTALRETEEEAGLKSKDFNVLDGYKKEMEYKVNNSPKTVIYWLAELKDYNIEIKLSDEHQTFCWLNVEEACKLAKYREMQEALREAHQFISTNK; the protein is encoded by the exons ATGACTCTCAGGGCTTGTGGATTGATCATTTTCAGAAGGTTAAATGCGGGATTAGTCTCCAAACCTCAGGAAATAGAGTTTTTACTTTTGCAGACTTCTTACGGGCAGCATCACTGGACGCCTCCTAAAG GGCATGTTGATCCGGGTGAAGATGACCTTCAAACTGCACTTCGTGAAACTGAGGAAGAAGCAGGACTAAAAAGCAAGGATTTTAATGTGCTTGATGGATACAAAAAAGAAATGGAATATAAAGTGAATAATAGCCCCAAAACTGTTATCTACTGGCTGGCGGAACTAAAGGATTATAACATAGAAATAAAACTCTCTGATGAGCACCAGACATTCTGCTGGTTAAATGTGGAGGAAGCCTGTAAACTTGCTAAATATCGAGAAATGCAGGAAGCACTGAGAGAAGCTCACCAGTTCATTTCAACAAATAAATAA
- the nudt2 gene encoding bis(5'-nucleosyl)-tetraphosphatase [asymmetrical] isoform X1 — MGNSFTCEMWEVRDTSSVLDDDICRKCIQLQLLTDRMDWLEQQLDALGSMQVAESVIDRSLREVVTPKVQADRWVTARRGRQSVQESPVAIPLSNKYTVLDTVGGDGLSGENSSQSSGTTAGTVVQGGTKRRRAIVIGDSIVRGTDRCFCGRERDSRMVCCLPGVRVKDVSERTGGILKGEGEQPEVVVHIGTNDIGRKSDKVLQGEFRELGRKLKDRTSRVVISGLLPVPCASEARNRKIVQLNTWLNSWCRREGYRYLDHWDLFRDRWDLYKKDGLHLNWWGTNILAAMFASVTREGLNKCGRGVGTRAVRTASEINEGERVNKASKTKRKSRQGDVAEHSGIGGLKCICFNARSITGHVDPGEDDLQTALRETEEEAGLKSKDFNVLDGYKKEMEYKVNNSPKTVIYWLAELKDYNIEIKLSDEHQTFCWLNVEEACKLAKYREMQEALREAHQFISTNK; from the exons ATGGGGAacagcttcacctgtgagatgtgggaggtccgtgacacttccagcgttctggacgacgacatctgcaggaagtgtatccagttgcagctcctcacagaccgcatggattggttggagcagcaactggatgcacttgggagcatgcaggtggcagaaagtgtcatagacaggagtttgagagaagtggttacacccaaggtgcaggcagatagatgggtgaccgctagaaggggcaggcagtcagtgcaggaatcccctgtggctatccccctctctaacaagtataccgttttggatactgttgggggggatggcctatcaggggaaaacagcagccagagcagtggcaccacggctggcactgttgttcagggagggacaaagcgcagaagagcaatagttataggggattctatagtcaggggcacagataggtgcttctgtggacgtgaaagagactccaggatggtatgttgcctgcctggtgtcagggtcaaggatgtctctgaacggacagggggcattctgaagggggagggtgaacagccagaggttgtggtacacatcggtaccaatgacataggcaggaagagtgacaaggtcctgcagggggagtttagggagttaggtagaaagttaaaagacaggacctcgagggttgtaatctcaggattactccctgtgccatgtgccagtgaggctagaaataggaagatagtgcagctaaacacgtggctgaacagttggtgtagaagggagggttacagatatctggaccattgggatctcttcagggacagatgggacctgtacaagaaggacgggttgcatctaaactggtggggtacaaatatcctggctgcgatgtttgctagcgtcactcgggagggtttaaacaagtgtggcaggggggtgggaaccagagcagttcggacagcaagtgaaataaatgagggggaacgagtaaataaggccagtaagactaagaggaagagcaggcagggagatgttgcggagcacagcgggattggtggtctgaagtgcatttgtttcaatgcgagaagtataacag GGCATGTTGATCCGGGTGAAGATGACCTTCAAACTGCACTTCGTGAAACTGAGGAAGAAGCAGGACTAAAAAGCAAGGATTTTAATGTGCTTGATGGATACAAAAAAGAAATGGAATATAAAGTGAATAATAGCCCCAAAACTGTTATCTACTGGCTGGCGGAACTAAAGGATTATAACATAGAAATAAAACTCTCTGATGAGCACCAGACATTCTGCTGGTTAAATGTGGAGGAAGCCTGTAAACTTGCTAAATATCGAGAAATGCAGGAAGCACTGAGAGAAGCTCACCAGTTCATTTCAACAAATAAATAA
- the nudt2 gene encoding bis(5'-nucleosyl)-tetraphosphatase [asymmetrical] isoform X3, producing MKKLGFLQSGARHVDPGEDDLQTALRETEEEAGLKSKDFNVLDGYKKEMEYKVNNSPKTVIYWLAELKDYNIEIKLSDEHQTFCWLNVEEACKLAKYREMQEALREAHQFISTNK from the exons ATGAAAAAGTTAGGCTTTCTACAATCAGGAGCAA GGCATGTTGATCCGGGTGAAGATGACCTTCAAACTGCACTTCGTGAAACTGAGGAAGAAGCAGGACTAAAAAGCAAGGATTTTAATGTGCTTGATGGATACAAAAAAGAAATGGAATATAAAGTGAATAATAGCCCCAAAACTGTTATCTACTGGCTGGCGGAACTAAAGGATTATAACATAGAAATAAAACTCTCTGATGAGCACCAGACATTCTGCTGGTTAAATGTGGAGGAAGCCTGTAAACTTGCTAAATATCGAGAAATGCAGGAAGCACTGAGAGAAGCTCACCAGTTCATTTCAACAAATAAATAA